A window of the Mus pahari chromosome 1, PAHARI_EIJ_v1.1, whole genome shotgun sequence genome harbors these coding sequences:
- the LOC110337788 gene encoding major allergen I polypeptide chain 1-like, which produces MKLAGALLLLGAALLLTSGGDCGLCPALDKKVDIFFEGTPEEYVEYLGQFNDYPNVLENAANIKKCVDRTLTEEDKDQAISLIEKIKASPTC; this is translated from the exons ATGAAGCTCGCTGGTGCTCTCTTGCTGCTAGGGGCTGCCCTGCTCCTGACTTCAGGGGGAG ATTGTGGCCTTTGCCCAGCTTTAGATAAAAAAGTTGATATATTTTTCGAGGGGACTCCAGAAGAGTATGTTGAGTACCTGGGACAATTCAATGATTACCCTAATGTACTGGAAAATGCTGCAAATATCAAGAAATGTGTCGATAGGACATtgacagaggaagacaaggaTCAGGCAATCAGTCTTATC gaaaaaataaaagccagccCGACATGTTGA